From a single Thermus albus genomic region:
- a CDS encoding sulfide dehydrogenase, whose translation MKKKLVALVLLLGLGFVAAEVPGVVRGQWTQGDLGTILQPAPAAAGEGSTINIGPLPLYTAELADGEGKELVMAYCSICHSVTYIPMQPPLANWKPTMDKMLKTYGGEKFIPAEAAEKILAYLQAHYTPETRKQ comes from the coding sequence ATGAAGAAGAAACTGGTTGCGCTGGTACTGCTTTTAGGTTTGGGCTTCGTCGCGGCCGAGGTCCCAGGTGTGGTGCGGGGCCAATGGACCCAAGGCGATCTGGGAACCATCCTTCAACCCGCACCTGCGGCAGCTGGGGAGGGGTCCACCATAAACATCGGCCCGCTACCCTTGTATACTGCCGAGCTTGCTGATGGAGAGGGGAAGGAATTGGTCATGGCCTACTGCTCCATCTGCCACAGCGTGACCTACATCCCCATGCAGCCCCCCTTGGCCAACTGGAAACCCACCATGGACAAGATGCTGAAGACCTACGGTGGGGAAAAGTTTATTCCCGCTGAGGCTGCGGAAAAGATCCTGGCCTATCTCCAAGCCCACTACACCCCAGAGACGCGCAAGCAATGA
- a CDS encoding MOSC domain-containing protein — MNRVISLHLGLGSGLPKPQVESLELLAGFGAKGDRHAGKDPERAVLVAGLPAYERAREAGIELPFGALGENLLLDLDPHALPPGARLRVGEALLAFSYVCTVCSSLSQFDLRLPKLLYGGRGLYARVLEGGVVRVGDPVQLLVTV; from the coding sequence ATGAACCGGGTTATCTCCCTTCACCTGGGCCTGGGCTCGGGTTTACCCAAGCCCCAGGTGGAAAGCTTGGAGCTCCTTGCCGGTTTCGGCGCCAAAGGGGACCGGCACGCGGGCAAAGACCCCGAGCGGGCGGTATTGGTGGCGGGGCTTCCCGCCTACGAGAGGGCTAGGGAAGCGGGGATTGAGCTCCCCTTTGGGGCCTTAGGGGAGAACCTCCTCCTGGACCTTGACCCCCATGCCCTTCCCCCAGGTGCCCGGCTGAGGGTGGGGGAGGCCCTTTTGGCGTTCTCCTACGTGTGCACGGTTTGCTCCAGCCTTTCCCAGTTTGACTTAAGGCTTCCCAAGCTCCTCTATGGGGGACGGGGGCTATACGCCCGGGTCCTGGAGGGAGGTGTGGTGCGGGTGGGGGACCCGGTGCAGCTCCTGGTAACCGTCTAG
- a CDS encoding bifunctional metallophosphatase/5'-nucleotidase has translation MYKRREVLKAGAALGLAGLGLGRAQGGFTLTLVHTNDTHAHLEPMELTLSGKKVRVGGVAQRIAFFDRLRASRKNLLFLDAGDVFQGTLYFNQYRGLADRYFMHRALYRVMALGNHEFDLGPGPLAEFLKGARFKVVSANVGVEREPKLKGLFAPYAVVVVGGEKVGVIGLTTPDTREIANPGPTVDFLDPYESAQKAVYELLQKGVNKIVVLSHLGYGEDLKLARRLVGVQVIVGGHSHTLLGSFPHKELAPAGPYPTVVKNPEGKDVLVVQAWEWGKVVGVLEVTFDAKGEVVAYKGEPFLMTPEVAPEDFFAKEALLAYAQPVLALMGQVVAQAKVDLIGERAIVRRRESNLGNLIADGMVWKTRNAGVRIALQNGGGIRASIPKGPITVGKVYEVLPFGNTLVVMDLKGKEIKAALENGVSQWEQTAGRFLQVSGLRYAFDLSRPVGDRVVRVEVRAETGYVPLDLEATYRVVVNSFIAAGGDGFTVLKEAQGYRVDTGFSDAESFMDYLKERKEVEAGLEGRIEVLNEPKGERPAYWAFQVPRGMPV, from the coding sequence ATGTATAAACGGCGTGAAGTATTGAAGGCGGGAGCGGCTTTAGGCTTGGCGGGCCTAGGCTTGGGGCGGGCCCAGGGGGGGTTTACCCTCACCCTGGTGCACACCAACGACACCCATGCCCACCTGGAGCCCATGGAGCTCACCCTTTCCGGGAAGAAAGTGCGGGTAGGGGGTGTGGCCCAGCGGATCGCCTTCTTTGACCGCCTTAGGGCCAGCCGGAAGAACCTCCTTTTCCTGGATGCGGGGGATGTCTTCCAGGGTACCCTCTATTTCAACCAGTACCGGGGCCTGGCGGACCGCTATTTCATGCACCGGGCCCTATACCGGGTCATGGCCCTGGGCAACCACGAGTTTGACCTGGGGCCTGGCCCCTTGGCGGAGTTTTTGAAGGGGGCCCGGTTCAAGGTGGTCTCCGCCAACGTAGGGGTAGAGCGGGAGCCTAAGCTGAAGGGCCTTTTTGCCCCTTATGCCGTGGTGGTGGTGGGGGGGGAAAAGGTAGGGGTGATCGGCCTCACCACCCCGGATACCCGGGAAATCGCCAACCCCGGACCCACTGTGGACTTCCTGGACCCCTATGAGTCCGCCCAGAAGGCGGTGTACGAGCTTTTGCAAAAGGGAGTTAACAAGATCGTGGTCCTTTCCCACCTGGGTTACGGGGAGGACTTGAAGCTGGCCCGGAGGCTTGTGGGGGTCCAGGTGATCGTGGGCGGACACTCCCACACCCTCTTGGGCAGCTTCCCCCACAAGGAACTGGCCCCGGCGGGGCCCTACCCCACGGTGGTGAAGAACCCCGAGGGCAAGGATGTCCTGGTGGTCCAGGCCTGGGAGTGGGGCAAGGTGGTGGGTGTCCTGGAGGTGACCTTTGACGCCAAGGGGGAGGTGGTGGCCTACAAGGGCGAACCCTTCCTCATGACCCCCGAGGTGGCCCCCGAGGACTTCTTCGCTAAAGAAGCCCTCCTGGCTTATGCCCAGCCGGTCTTGGCCCTGATGGGGCAGGTGGTCGCCCAGGCCAAGGTGGACCTCATCGGGGAAAGGGCCATCGTGCGCAGGCGGGAGAGCAACCTGGGGAACCTGATCGCCGACGGCATGGTGTGGAAGACGCGGAATGCGGGGGTGCGGATCGCCCTGCAAAACGGCGGGGGGATCCGGGCTTCCATTCCCAAGGGTCCCATCACCGTGGGAAAGGTCTACGAGGTCCTGCCCTTCGGCAATACCCTGGTGGTGATGGACCTAAAGGGCAAGGAGATCAAGGCGGCGTTGGAGAACGGGGTTTCCCAGTGGGAGCAGACGGCGGGCCGCTTCCTCCAGGTTTCCGGCCTGCGCTATGCCTTTGACCTCTCCCGCCCCGTGGGGGACCGGGTGGTGCGGGTGGAGGTGAGGGCCGAGACCGGTTACGTGCCCCTGGACCTCGAGGCCACCTACCGGGTGGTGGTGAATAGCTTCATCGCGGCAGGGGGCGACGGCTTCACCGTGCTCAAGGAGGCTCAGGGCTACCGGGTGGATACCGGTTTCAGCGATGCGGAAAGCTTCATGGACTATCTGAAGGAACGCAAGGAAGTGGAGGCGGGCCTCGAGGGCCGGATTGAGGTGCTGAACGAGCCCAAAGGGGAAAGGCCCGCCTACTGGGCCTTCCAGGTTCCCAGGGGGATGCCCGTCTAG
- the glnA gene encoding type I glutamate--ammonia ligase, with translation MAYTKAEILKALKAEKVRFLRLQITDILGVVKNVEVPESQFEKALDGEIMFDGSSIEGFTRIEESDMLLKPDYNTFVILPEALEDPGRGRVARLICDVAYPDGRPFEGDPRYVLKRQVERLQKLGFDNMYAGPEPEFFLFLRTPDGLPTVETHDRAGYFDLAPIDKGEEARRDMVNVLVAMGFEIEASHHEVAPGQHEIDFKYAEALTTADNIATFKWVVKRVALNHGLHATFLPKPIRGINGSGMHTHLSLFKNGENAFYDPKAEYQLSKTALHFIAGLLEHAEGMVAITNPLVNSYKRLTPGYEAPTNIAWSAANRSAMIRVPARRGVGTRAELRMPDPSANPYLALAVMAAAAIDGMERKLLPPPPIQRNIYQMSVRERRKHKIRELPGTLREALEALRKDPVIREALGEHVYTHFLQAKQMEWDDYRVTVHQWELDQYLATY, from the coding sequence ATGGCGTACACCAAAGCAGAAATCCTCAAGGCGCTCAAGGCGGAGAAGGTGAGGTTCCTGAGGCTCCAGATCACCGACATCCTGGGGGTGGTCAAGAACGTGGAGGTCCCCGAGTCCCAGTTTGAGAAGGCCCTGGACGGGGAGATCATGTTTGACGGCTCCTCCATTGAGGGCTTCACCCGGATTGAGGAATCGGACATGCTCCTCAAGCCCGACTACAACACCTTCGTCATCCTGCCCGAGGCCCTGGAAGACCCCGGACGGGGCCGGGTGGCCCGGCTCATCTGCGACGTGGCCTACCCCGATGGCCGCCCCTTTGAGGGGGACCCCCGGTACGTGTTGAAGCGCCAGGTGGAACGGCTGCAAAAGCTAGGCTTTGACAACATGTATGCGGGCCCCGAACCGGAATTCTTCCTCTTCCTGCGCACGCCCGACGGCCTGCCCACGGTGGAAACCCACGACCGGGCGGGCTACTTTGACCTGGCCCCCATTGACAAGGGCGAGGAAGCCCGGCGGGACATGGTGAACGTATTGGTGGCCATGGGCTTTGAGATTGAGGCCTCCCACCACGAGGTGGCCCCGGGCCAGCACGAGATTGACTTCAAGTACGCGGAGGCCCTCACCACCGCCGACAACATCGCCACCTTCAAGTGGGTGGTGAAGCGGGTGGCCCTGAACCACGGCCTCCACGCCACCTTCCTGCCCAAGCCCATCCGGGGCATCAACGGCAGCGGCATGCACACCCACCTCTCCCTCTTCAAGAACGGGGAAAACGCCTTCTACGACCCCAAGGCCGAGTACCAGCTCTCTAAGACCGCCCTCCACTTCATCGCCGGGCTCCTGGAGCACGCCGAGGGCATGGTGGCCATCACCAACCCCCTGGTGAACTCCTACAAGCGCCTCACCCCGGGGTACGAGGCCCCCACCAACATCGCCTGGTCGGCAGCCAACCGCTCGGCCATGATCCGTGTCCCCGCCCGCCGGGGCGTGGGTACCCGGGCGGAGCTAAGGATGCCCGACCCCTCCGCCAACCCCTACCTGGCCCTGGCGGTCATGGCCGCTGCCGCCATAGACGGGATGGAGCGCAAGCTCCTCCCCCCACCCCCCATCCAGCGCAACATCTACCAGATGAGCGTGCGGGAAAGGCGCAAGCACAAGATCCGCGAGCTTCCCGGAACCCTAAGGGAGGCCCTCGAGGCCCTGAGGAAAGACCCCGTGATCCGCGAGGCCTTGGGCGAGCATGTCTATACCCACTTCCTCCAGGCCAAGCAGATGGAGTGGGACGACTACCGGGTCACGGTCCACCAGTGGGAGCTGGACCAGTACCTGGCCACGTACTAA
- a CDS encoding branched-chain amino acid ABC transporter substrate-binding protein — MRKIGLLVAGVAALGMALGQANVIKIATQSPLSGPQAALGEQIKLGAELAIEEAKAKFKALGFDLVLVPYDDQANPDVGVANANRIINDPDILGVVGHLNSGVAIPSSEVYARVNLVMVSPANTNPRVTDRKLPNVNRICGRDDVQGPVGAEYAFNNLKVKNVFVIHDKTAYGQGLAEEFKKRLEALGGKAVAFVGTEETSNFVPIINQIRGARPVPELIYFGGIYSQIGPFVKQLRERGVKTRVMGGDGLDSSEFVRLAGKENAAGTFYTTVAGPVSAFPKAKAVAQRFKQKYGKDLEGFGIYAYDSANVLLAALEAAIKAAGNKKPTREQVAQAVRQVKMEGLTGTIEFDDKGDNKKAKYFVMQVASTGNWADNKLIRVIEMAAPGAR, encoded by the coding sequence ATGAGGAAAATCGGCTTGCTGGTAGCAGGTGTGGCCGCCTTGGGCATGGCCCTAGGCCAGGCCAACGTCATCAAGATCGCCACCCAGTCTCCCCTCTCCGGCCCCCAGGCCGCCTTGGGGGAACAGATCAAGCTGGGGGCGGAGCTGGCCATCGAGGAGGCCAAGGCCAAGTTCAAGGCCCTAGGCTTTGACCTGGTCCTGGTCCCCTACGACGACCAGGCCAACCCCGACGTGGGCGTGGCCAACGCCAACCGCATCATCAACGACCCCGACATCCTGGGCGTGGTGGGCCACCTGAACTCCGGCGTGGCCATCCCCTCCAGTGAGGTCTACGCCCGGGTGAACCTGGTCATGGTCTCCCCCGCCAACACCAACCCCCGGGTCACGGACCGCAAGCTCCCCAACGTGAACCGTATCTGTGGGCGTGACGACGTCCAGGGTCCGGTGGGCGCCGAGTACGCCTTCAACAACCTGAAGGTAAAGAACGTCTTCGTCATCCACGACAAAACCGCCTACGGCCAGGGCCTGGCGGAGGAGTTCAAGAAGCGCCTCGAGGCCCTGGGCGGCAAGGCCGTGGCCTTCGTGGGCACCGAGGAAACCTCCAACTTCGTGCCCATCATCAACCAGATCCGCGGGGCCCGGCCCGTGCCCGAGCTCATCTACTTCGGGGGCATCTACAGCCAGATCGGGCCCTTCGTGAAGCAGCTCCGGGAGCGGGGCGTCAAGACCCGGGTCATGGGCGGGGACGGGCTTGACTCCAGCGAGTTCGTACGCCTGGCGGGCAAGGAGAACGCCGCCGGTACCTTCTACACCACGGTGGCCGGCCCCGTTTCCGCCTTCCCCAAGGCCAAGGCGGTGGCCCAGCGCTTTAAGCAGAAGTACGGCAAGGACCTGGAGGGCTTCGGCATCTACGCCTACGACTCCGCCAACGTGCTCCTCGCCGCCCTGGAGGCTGCCATCAAGGCGGCAGGCAATAAGAAGCCCACCCGGGAGCAGGTGGCCCAAGCGGTACGCCAGGTGAAGATGGAAGGCCTCACCGGCACCATTGAGTTTGACGACAAGGGCGACAACAAAAAGGCCAAGTACTTCGTGATGCAGGTGGCCTCCACCGGCAACTGGGCGGACAACAAGCTGATCCGGGTCATTGAGATGGCTGCCCCAGGCGCCAGGTAG
- a CDS encoding branched-chain amino acid ABC transporter permease, translating into MLEQILALLPQVIFDGFILGFVYAMVALGYTMVYGVLELINFAHSEIFMIGAVVGVEVFRYLAPHVGNGFLLLFIALVLGGVVAGITAILVERFAYRPLRARGTTNRLVPLITAIGVSFILQDLVRLVEGLWHNEFFLRMRTVEDLEGSIELFGGAIFAQSKSFILMGVSILMLLGLTYLVNRTKLGVAIRAVAQDLQTASLMGIDPDRIISRTFLIGGSLGGVAGVLFALQYTTITPYVGFLPGIKAFTAAVLGGIGNIPGAMLGGLVLGQLENFFGTYLPILTSGNFGTEYKDVVAFLILIFILLVRPQGLLGQVVREKV; encoded by the coding sequence TTGCTGGAGCAAATCCTAGCCCTACTGCCCCAGGTGATCTTTGACGGGTTCATCCTGGGCTTCGTCTACGCCATGGTGGCCCTGGGGTACACCATGGTCTACGGCGTCTTGGAGCTCATCAACTTCGCCCACTCCGAGATCTTCATGATCGGGGCGGTGGTGGGGGTGGAGGTCTTCCGCTACCTGGCGCCCCATGTGGGCAACGGTTTCCTACTTCTCTTCATAGCCTTGGTCCTGGGCGGGGTGGTGGCGGGGATTACCGCCATCCTGGTGGAACGCTTCGCTTACCGGCCCTTACGGGCCCGGGGTACCACCAACCGCCTGGTGCCCCTCATCACCGCCATCGGGGTTTCCTTCATCCTCCAGGACCTGGTGCGCCTCGTGGAGGGCCTTTGGCACAACGAGTTCTTTCTCCGCATGCGCACCGTGGAGGACCTGGAGGGGTCCATCGAGCTTTTCGGCGGGGCCATCTTCGCCCAGAGCAAGTCCTTCATCCTCATGGGGGTGTCCATCCTTATGCTCTTGGGCCTCACCTACCTGGTGAACCGCACCAAGCTTGGGGTGGCCATCCGCGCCGTGGCCCAGGACCTCCAGACCGCAAGCCTCATGGGCATAGACCCCGACCGCATCATCTCCCGCACCTTCCTGATCGGGGGTTCCTTGGGGGGCGTGGCGGGGGTGCTCTTCGCCCTCCAGTACACCACCATCACCCCTTACGTGGGCTTCCTTCCCGGCATCAAGGCCTTCACCGCGGCGGTCTTAGGGGGTATTGGCAACATCCCCGGGGCCATGCTGGGCGGGCTGGTCCTGGGCCAGCTGGAAAACTTCTTCGGCACCTACCTTCCCATCCTGACGAGCGGTAACTTCGGCACGGAGTACAAGGACGTGGTGGCCTTCCTCATCCTCATCTTCATCCTCCTGGTTAGGCCCCAAGGCCTCTTGGGACAGGTGGTTAGGGAGAAAGTATGA
- a CDS encoding branched-chain amino acid ABC transporter permease: MNALALLLSLAYLGLVFLAPGALSNLFGLLALGATAFLRLSPNGRTLNLALLTLGFTLGLVRSGNTLGLIGLVGILVALTTLPRIPGWIRALLGLAILLLSVPMAGFANTFIFELGIQIGIYAAMALGLNVVVGMAGLLDLGYAAFFAVGAYTWAIFGSEQAKNFMQGSFPLPGEYMYLFMGIAVVTTALTGLFIGLPALRLRGDYLAIVTLGLGEVVRILANNLDHPINFTNGPQGITPVQRPPIDWFRELMGGLGVRLDQATDYQLFFYLLVLLMIGLVVLANVNLANSRFGRAWVAIREDEVAARSMGIPLLPTKLLAFMTGAAFSGVMGVIFAAQRTFVSPESFTLLASITILGMVILGGMGSIPGAILGAAALTILNLDVLKTFSEFVRTSLPQIPSQVDPAKYERLVFGLILVLMMIFRPEGLIPERRHKAEMEEA; encoded by the coding sequence ATGAACGCCCTTGCCCTACTCCTCAGCCTGGCCTACCTGGGCTTGGTCTTCCTGGCCCCGGGGGCCCTCAGCAACCTCTTCGGCCTCCTGGCCCTGGGAGCCACCGCCTTCCTTAGGCTTTCCCCCAACGGGCGCACCCTGAACCTGGCCCTCCTCACCCTGGGCTTTACCCTGGGCCTGGTGCGCTCGGGGAACACCCTGGGCCTCATCGGCCTGGTGGGGATCCTGGTGGCCCTCACCACCCTGCCCCGCATCCCGGGCTGGATCCGGGCCCTGTTGGGCCTGGCCATCCTCCTCCTCAGCGTGCCCATGGCCGGTTTCGCCAACACCTTCATCTTTGAGCTGGGCATCCAGATCGGCATCTACGCCGCCATGGCCTTGGGGCTCAATGTGGTGGTGGGGATGGCGGGGCTTCTGGACCTGGGCTATGCCGCCTTCTTCGCGGTAGGGGCCTACACCTGGGCCATCTTCGGCAGCGAGCAGGCCAAGAACTTCATGCAGGGCAGCTTCCCCCTCCCTGGGGAGTACATGTACCTCTTCATGGGAATCGCCGTGGTCACCACCGCCTTGACCGGTCTTTTCATCGGCCTTCCCGCCCTTAGGCTCCGTGGGGACTACCTGGCCATCGTGACCCTGGGCCTAGGGGAGGTGGTCCGGATCCTGGCCAACAACCTGGACCACCCCATCAACTTCACCAACGGACCCCAGGGCATTACCCCCGTGCAACGCCCCCCCATCGACTGGTTCCGGGAGCTGATGGGAGGCTTGGGGGTACGGCTGGACCAGGCCACCGATTACCAGCTCTTCTTCTACCTCCTGGTACTCCTCATGATCGGCCTGGTGGTGCTGGCCAATGTGAACCTGGCCAACTCCCGCTTTGGCCGGGCCTGGGTGGCCATCCGCGAGGACGAGGTGGCCGCCCGCTCCATGGGCATTCCCCTCCTCCCCACCAAGCTTTTGGCCTTCATGACCGGGGCCGCCTTCTCCGGGGTCATGGGGGTGATCTTCGCCGCCCAGCGCACCTTCGTCTCCCCCGAGTCCTTCACCCTCCTGGCCTCCATCACCATCCTGGGCATGGTGATCCTGGGCGGCATGGGCTCCATCCCCGGGGCCATCCTAGGGGCCGCAGCCCTCACCATCCTCAACCTGGACGTGCTCAAAACCTTTAGCGAGTTCGTGCGCACCAGCCTCCCCCAGATCCCGAGCCAGGTGGACCCCGCCAAGTACGAGAGGCTGGTCTTCGGCCTTATCCTGGTGCTGATGATGATCTTCCGGCCCGAAGGCCTAATCCCTGAGAGGCGCCACAAGGCGGAGATGGAGGAAGCATGA
- a CDS encoding ABC transporter ATP-binding protein, giving the protein MKALEVTQATKRFGGLVAVNNVSLSVNQGEIFSVIGPNGAGKTTFFNLLTGIYPPDEGKILLFGKDVTGLPPDRIAKEGVGRTFQNIRLFGAMTVLENLLVGMHIHIRVPYFHALFRTPLARREERRAEEEAKRLLEYVGLSHRKDELAKNLPYGEQRKLEIARALALRPRLLLLDEPAAGMNPRETEELQAFIGRLREELGITIVLIEHDMRLVMRISDRIAVLEYGAKIAEGTPEEVRQNPRVIEAYLGKGAAGGAA; this is encoded by the coding sequence ATGAAGGCCCTCGAGGTCACCCAGGCCACCAAGCGCTTCGGCGGCCTGGTGGCGGTGAACAACGTGAGCCTTTCCGTAAACCAAGGGGAGATCTTCTCCGTCATCGGCCCTAACGGGGCGGGCAAGACCACCTTCTTCAACCTCCTCACCGGCATCTACCCTCCCGATGAGGGAAAGATCCTCCTCTTTGGCAAGGATGTGACCGGCCTGCCCCCGGATCGCATCGCCAAGGAAGGGGTGGGGCGCACCTTCCAAAACATCCGCCTCTTCGGGGCCATGACCGTGCTGGAAAACCTCCTGGTGGGCATGCACATCCACATCCGCGTGCCCTACTTCCACGCCCTTTTCCGTACCCCCCTGGCCCGTCGGGAGGAGAGACGGGCCGAGGAGGAGGCCAAAAGGCTTTTGGAGTACGTGGGGCTTTCCCATCGCAAGGACGAGCTGGCCAAGAACCTGCCCTATGGGGAACAACGCAAGCTGGAGATCGCCCGGGCCCTGGCCCTTAGGCCCAGGCTTTTACTTTTAGACGAGCCCGCAGCCGGCATGAACCCCCGGGAAACCGAGGAGCTCCAGGCCTTCATCGGGCGCCTTAGGGAGGAGCTTGGCATCACCATCGTCCTCATTGAGCACGACATGCGCCTGGTCATGCGCATCTCGGATCGCATCGCCGTCTTGGAGTACGGCGCCAAAATCGCCGAAGGTACCCCTGAAGAGGTGCGGCAAAACCCCAGGGTTATTGAAGCGTACCTGGGGAAGGGTGCGGCGGGAGGTGCCGCATGA
- a CDS encoding ABC transporter ATP-binding protein, translated as MSLLELKNVHTYYGHIHALKGISLRVEEGEIVTLIGSNGAGKSTTLRTISGLVKPRQGEVLFQGRPIHRLPAHQIVALGVGHVPEGRRIFPRLTVEENLEIGAYLEGDRKVVQKRKEEVFALFPRLYERRHQKGGTLSGGEQQMLAIGRALMQNPRILLMDEPSMGLAPVLVDFIFEIIQRLNREGRTILLVEQNARLALQIAHRGYVLATGEITLEGPARDLAQNPEVQKAYLGEG; from the coding sequence ATGAGCCTCCTGGAGCTGAAGAACGTCCATACCTATTACGGTCACATCCATGCCCTTAAGGGGATTTCCCTAAGGGTGGAGGAGGGAGAGATCGTCACCCTCATCGGCTCCAACGGGGCCGGCAAGAGCACCACCTTGCGCACCATCAGCGGCCTGGTCAAACCCCGACAGGGGGAGGTCCTCTTCCAGGGGAGACCCATCCACCGCCTCCCCGCCCACCAAATCGTGGCCCTGGGCGTGGGGCACGTGCCCGAAGGCCGCCGGATCTTCCCCCGGCTCACCGTGGAGGAGAACCTGGAGATCGGGGCCTATCTGGAAGGGGACCGCAAGGTGGTGCAAAAGCGCAAGGAGGAGGTGTTCGCCCTCTTTCCCCGGCTTTACGAAAGGCGCCACCAGAAGGGCGGGACCCTCTCCGGGGGGGAACAGCAGATGCTGGCCATCGGCCGGGCCCTGATGCAAAACCCCCGGATCCTCCTCATGGATGAACCCTCCATGGGCCTGGCCCCGGTGCTGGTGGACTTCATCTTTGAGATCATCCAGAGGCTCAACCGGGAAGGGCGCACCATCTTGCTGGTGGAGCAAAATGCCCGCCTGGCCCTGCAGATCGCCCACCGGGGCTACGTTTTGGCCACCGGGGAGATCACCCTGGAAGGCCCGGCCCGCGACCTGGCCCAGAACCCCGAGGTGCAGAAGGCCTACCTGGGGGAGGGCTAG
- a CDS encoding ABC transporter substrate-binding protein, translated as MKRKLLLGLMAALGLGFAQKTLVFGSNGEPVSLEPGNITDGISIYVQRQIYDTLVDFKPGSTEVTAGLATSWFSSQDGKVWTFRLRQGVKFQDGTELDAEAVKFNIERWWDPKNPTRIDAAARYEIWPELFGGFKGEGGSILKEIQVVDKYTIRFVLNQPFPAFPAAIGSGYFGIASPAAIKKDGAKYGSPTGSAVGTGPFRLVEWRPGEQVVLERNPTYWKKGFPKVDRVVFRVIKDPAARLAALKAGTIDFTTDIPPANLKDIEADRNLDAVFRPSFNVGYLALNPSHKPFSDIRVRQAVAMAINKKAIVQAFWGKLGVTDGHFTPPSMKAFQSPKVTDYEFNPQKAKALLAEAGYPNGFDLELWYMPVSRPYFPTPKEIAEAMAADLSALGIRVKLQTKDWASYLADRKKAPGFQAYMLGWTGDYGDPQNFYDPHFACPIADLFDSAGKPLCVKELGDILTKAATTPNLEERKRLYQQADELTFNLALRIPIVHSQPLLAKRKNISGWVPSPLGSESFETIEKR; from the coding sequence ATGAAGAGGAAACTTCTACTTGGCCTAATGGCAGCTTTGGGCTTGGGGTTCGCCCAGAAGACCTTGGTTTTTGGGTCCAACGGGGAGCCGGTGAGCCTCGAGCCGGGCAACATCACCGACGGCATCTCCATCTACGTGCAACGCCAGATCTACGACACCCTGGTGGACTTTAAGCCCGGCTCCACCGAGGTCACCGCTGGCCTAGCCACCAGCTGGTTTAGCTCCCAAGACGGCAAGGTCTGGACCTTCCGCTTGCGCCAGGGCGTCAAGTTCCAAGATGGCACCGAGCTGGACGCGGAAGCGGTGAAGTTCAACATCGAGCGCTGGTGGGACCCCAAGAACCCCACCCGCATTGACGCCGCCGCCCGTTACGAGATCTGGCCGGAGCTCTTCGGCGGCTTCAAAGGGGAAGGGGGATCTATTCTGAAGGAGATCCAGGTGGTGGACAAGTACACCATCCGCTTCGTGCTTAACCAACCCTTCCCTGCCTTCCCCGCCGCCATCGGTTCGGGCTATTTTGGCATCGCCAGCCCCGCGGCCATCAAGAAGGATGGGGCCAAATACGGCTCTCCCACGGGAAGCGCGGTGGGCACGGGGCCCTTCCGCCTGGTGGAGTGGCGGCCCGGGGAGCAGGTGGTCCTGGAAAGAAACCCCACCTACTGGAAGAAGGGCTTCCCCAAGGTGGACCGGGTGGTCTTCCGGGTGATCAAGGACCCCGCTGCCCGCTTGGCCGCCCTAAAGGCCGGCACCATTGACTTCACCACCGACATTCCCCCTGCCAACCTCAAGGACATAGAGGCCGACCGCAACCTGGACGCCGTCTTCCGCCCCTCCTTCAACGTGGGCTACCTGGCCCTGAACCCCTCCCACAAACCCTTCTCCGACATCCGCGTGCGCCAAGCCGTCGCCATGGCCATCAACAAGAAGGCCATCGTCCAGGCCTTCTGGGGCAAGCTGGGTGTCACCGATGGCCACTTCACCCCGCCCTCCATGAAGGCCTTCCAATCCCCCAAGGTCACCGACTACGAGTTCAACCCCCAGAAGGCCAAGGCGCTCCTGGCGGAGGCCGGGTATCCCAACGGGTTTGATCTGGAGCTTTGGTACATGCCCGTTTCCCGGCCCTACTTCCCCACCCCCAAGGAGATCGCTGAGGCCATGGCTGCGGATCTTTCCGCCCTTGGCATCCGGGTTAAGCTTCAGACCAAGGACTGGGCCAGCTACTTGGCGGACCGCAAGAAGGCACCCGGCTTCCAGGCCTATATGCTGGGCTGGACCGGGGACTACGGCGACCCCCAGAACTTCTACGACCCCCATTTCGCCTGCCCCATCGCCGACCTGTTTGACAGCGCAGGCAAGCCGCTTTGCGTGAAGGAGCTTGGCGACATCCTCACCAAGGCCGCCACCACCCCCAACCTCGAGGAGCGCAAGCGCCTCTACCAGCAGGCGGACGAACTCACCTTCAACCTGGCCCTGCGCATCCCCATAGTCCACTCCCAGCCCCTCTTGGCCAAGCGCAAGAACATCTCCGGCTGGGTGCCTAGCCCCTTGGGCTCCGAGTCCTTTGAAACCATAGAGAAGCGCTAG